A stretch of the Rhinoderma darwinii isolate aRhiDar2 chromosome 3, aRhiDar2.hap1, whole genome shotgun sequence genome encodes the following:
- the TES gene encoding testin, which yields MDLENKVKKMTLGHEEGSGAPCFKCKDKCEGFELHFWRKICRNCKCGQEEHDVPSNSEDDHKVGKLFEDTKYTALIAKLKTDGIPTYKRNVMILTSPVAAKKDVSINTVTYEWAPPVQNQTLARRYMELIPKEKQPVAGSEGAQYRKKQLAKQLPAHDQDPSKCHELSSNEVKQMEQFVKKYKNEVLGVGDVKLPKEVCAQAGETVKPDNGNRSTLTTVKNVEDKEAAPSGSVYYCFRCKENMKEGDPAVYAERAGYDKLWHPSCFVCFTCNELLVDMIYFWKKGKLYCGRHYCDSEKPRCAGCDELIFSNEYTQAEGQNWHLKHFCCFDCDCVLAGEVYVMVNDKPVCKPCYVKNHAVTCQGCHNAIDPEVQRVSYSGFHWHASSECFLCSCCSKCLIGQKFMPIEGMVFCSVECKKKMTS from the exons AAAGATCTGTAGAAACTGCAAATGTGGGCAAGAAGAACATGATGTTCCTTCAAACAGCGAAGATGATCACAAAGTTGGCAAGCTATTTGAAGATACAAAATACACCGCTCTGATTGCAAAGCTGAAAACAGATGGCATTCCCACTTACAAAAGGAATGTAATGATCCTGACTAGTCCTGTCGCAGCAAAGAAAGACGTGTCCATCAACACTGTGACCTATGAATGGGCACCACCAGTGCAGAACCAAACTCTA GCCAGGCGTTACATGGAACTCATTCCAAAAGAGAAACAGCCTGTAGCTGGTTCGGAGGGAGCTCAATACAGGAAGAAACAGTTGGCAAAGCAGCTGCCAGCCCATGACCAGGATCCTTCCAAGTGTCATGAGCTCTCTTCCAACGAAGTGAAGCAGATGGAACAGTTTGTGAAGAAATACAAAAATGAAGTCCTGGGTGTAGGAGATGTCAAGCTGCCCAAAGAAGTGTGTGCACAGGCGGGTGAAACGGTTAAACCGGACAATGGAAATCGAAGCACCCTTACCACTGTAAAGAATGTAGAAGACAAGGAAGCTGCACCATCGGGATCTGTTTAT TACTGCTTCCGGTGCAAGGAGAATATGAAGGAGGGTGACCCTGCAGTGTATGCAGAACGGGCCGGCTACGACAAGCTGTGGCATCCTTCTTGCTTTGTCTGTTTCACCTGCAATGAACTTCTGGTCGACATGATCTACTTCTGGAAAAAGGGAAAACTGTACTGTGGCAGACATTACTGTGACAGTGAGAAGCCTCGGTGTGCAGGTTGTGATGAG TTGATTTTCAGCAATGAATatactcaagcagaaggtcaaaactGGCATTTGAAACACTTCTGTTGCTTCGACTGTGACTGTGTCCTGGCTGGTGAAGTTTATGTGATGGTGAATGACAAGCCAGTGTGCAAGCCTTGCTATGTGAAAAATCATGCTGTG ACATGCCAAGGTTGTCACAATGCCATTGATCCTGAAGTTCAGCGTGTGAGCTACAGTGGATTCCATTGGCATGCCTCCTCGGAATGCTTCTTATGCTCATGTTGCAGCAAGTGTCTGATTGGCCAGAAGTTCATGCCAATAGAGGGGATGGTCTTCTGCTCTGTTGAGTGCAAGAAGAAAATGACTTCCTAG